Within the Oncorhynchus clarkii lewisi isolate Uvic-CL-2024 chromosome 2, UVic_Ocla_1.0, whole genome shotgun sequence genome, the region AGACATGTCAGCAacgtgtggctgaaatagccgaatataCTAATTTGAAgtgctgtccacatacttttggtgacGTAGTGGAGCTCATTTTAACATAATAATTATTAGGCATCGTGTTCTATTGGCGTTTGACTGGACAGGTCAAATAAAGAGGTGTGCTACACATTACCCAGCAGGTGGCAGTGGATGATCATGGTTCAGGCTGCCTTGGTCCATTACTGACCAAAGGATTTACGACCAGGGGCCAAAActctgagtaggagtgctgatttggGATTGATTCTAGATCAGTACTCTTACTCTAAGATGCTTGTTACACATATGGCCCCTGAACTTGTTTTCATAGTCAACTGAAGTGACTTTTGATGTTTGTTTGTCTCACCAGGCTCTTCAGTTGAAGAATGTGGACGTTGCCAGAGTGTATGCAGAGAATGCCATCCGTAAGAAGAACGAGGGCCTTAATTGGCTGCGCATGGCATCTCGAGTTGATGCTGTAGCCTCCAAGGTCCAGACTGCAGTCGCTATGAAGGCGGTGAGTCTATTCTCTCTGCCTAATAATAACAGTGTGCTATCATTCAATTGTATCTTACTCATCAATGTCATATTTCTCTTGACCCCCAATCTCTACCATCTTCTATATTGTCTACTTTCATGAGCATGTACTCTGTCCTACCTTATGTGGCTCTCTGCTTATCTGATCCTGTCTGGCTTTTTTTCTCCTAGGTCACAAAGAATATGACGCAGGTCACCAAGGCACTCGACAAGGCACTGGGTTCCATGGACCTGCAGAAGGTGTCTGCTGTCATTGACAAGTTTGAGACACAGGTCCAGAACCTGGATGTTCACACCTCTGTGAGTGGCACAAGTTGTAGAAAGTATTCCTCATGTGCATAACTGTTGTACTCCTAATCGATTTAAATCATTTCTTCACTCACCTCTTATTCACTTGTCACATTCTTTCCCAAGACCTCTATTTCACTAGGCCTCCTCGACTGTTATACTCCTAATTAACTAACCATTGTTGTTCACTTAACCCTCTATCTCACAATGTATTACTGTACCTTTCTGGATAATCATATATGTTGTGTTAATGGTGAAACAACATAAACCCACTCACTGTTCCCATCCTGTAGGTGATGGAGGACTCGATGAGCTCGGCCACCACGCTGACCACGCCCCAAGACCAGGTGGATGACCTCATCCTCCAGATAGCAGAGGAGGGTGGTCTGGAGGTGATGGACCAGCTCAGCCAGGTGCCTGCAGGTGCCACCTCACTGGGAGAGAGCTCGTCACGCTCACAGCACGAGAAGGAGGACCAGCTGTCCCGCAGGTACACTAACAATCCAGCTTTCACTGCTGCTTTAACTGGTTACTGTGTGACATTTGGCTTGTTTTCTAAAATAAGGAAATGTGATGATGACAAGGCGACCTAAGCTATTCTCAAATTATTTTAGACTGTGAAGTAGTGTAGATTCTGGCTAGATGTGTTGGAGCTTTGATAGACCCCCTTTTTAATTATGCAGGTGATATTCCATGGACTATAGAAAACACTTTTAAAAAATAATGATTCAATTAATGACGGTttataataaattatttatttgtttaaccctttCAAGCAGGGAGCTctattgagaccaa harbors:
- the LOC139370899 gene encoding charged multivesicular body protein 1a-like: MDDTLFQLKFTAKQLEKLAKKAEKDSKSEQAKVKKALQLKNVDVARVYAENAIRKKNEGLNWLRMASRVDAVASKVQTAVAMKAVTKNMTQVTKALDKALGSMDLQKVSAVIDKFETQVQNLDVHTSVMEDSMSSATTLTTPQDQVDDLILQIAEEGGLEVMDQLSQVPAGATSLGESSSRSQHEKEDQLSRRLAALRN